The Caballeronia sp. SL2Y3 genome includes a window with the following:
- a CDS encoding CaiB/BaiF CoA-transferase family protein, with protein MGALSHIRVLDLTRVLAGPWCAQTLADLGADVIKIERPGTGDDTRHWGPPYLKTPDGEDTREAAYYLAANRNKRSVTVDIATEEGQRIVRELAAQSDVVLENYKVGQLKKYGLDYESLAQVKPDIVYCSVTGFGQTGPYAQRAGYDFIIQGIGGFMSITGERDGQPGGGPQKAGVAIADLMTGMYATVGVLAALSHRDRTGEGQYIDMALLDVQVAMLANMNTNFLASGKPPVRWGNAHPNIVPYQTFQTSDGWIIVAVGNDGQFRKFVEAGGRAELADDPRFATNPSRVRNRDLLVPILADMVRARGKHAWLAALEAAGVPCGPINDLAEVFDDPQVIARRMQIDLRHPEGGAVKLVASPIKMSATPPEARTHPPMLGEHTASVLADVLGYDDEKIARLRASKAI; from the coding sequence GTGCTGGCGGGACCGTGGTGCGCGCAGACCCTGGCCGATCTCGGCGCGGACGTCATCAAGATCGAGCGGCCCGGAACCGGCGACGACACGCGCCACTGGGGCCCGCCGTATCTGAAGACGCCCGACGGCGAGGACACGCGCGAAGCCGCCTACTATCTCGCGGCGAACCGCAACAAGCGCTCGGTGACGGTGGATATCGCCACCGAAGAAGGCCAGCGCATCGTGCGCGAACTCGCCGCGCAAAGCGACGTGGTGCTGGAGAACTACAAGGTCGGCCAGTTGAAGAAGTACGGGCTCGACTATGAATCGCTTGCGCAGGTCAAGCCGGACATCGTCTATTGCTCGGTAACGGGCTTCGGGCAGACGGGTCCGTATGCGCAGCGCGCGGGCTACGACTTCATCATTCAGGGCATCGGCGGGTTCATGAGCATTACCGGCGAGCGCGACGGCCAGCCGGGCGGCGGCCCGCAGAAGGCCGGCGTTGCCATCGCGGACCTGATGACCGGCATGTACGCGACGGTCGGCGTCCTGGCGGCGCTGAGTCATCGCGACAGAACGGGCGAAGGCCAGTACATCGACATGGCGCTGCTCGACGTGCAGGTGGCGATGCTCGCCAACATGAACACGAACTTCCTCGCGAGCGGCAAGCCGCCGGTGCGCTGGGGCAACGCGCATCCCAACATCGTGCCGTATCAGACCTTCCAGACGAGCGATGGCTGGATCATCGTCGCGGTGGGCAACGACGGCCAGTTCCGCAAGTTCGTCGAAGCGGGCGGACGCGCGGAACTGGCCGACGATCCGCGCTTCGCGACGAACCCCTCGCGCGTGCGCAATCGCGACCTGCTCGTGCCGATTCTCGCGGACATGGTGCGCGCGCGCGGCAAGCACGCATGGCTTGCGGCGCTGGAAGCGGCGGGCGTGCCGTGCGGGCCGATCAACGATCTCGCGGAAGTGTTCGACGACCCGCAGGTGATCGCGCGGCGGATGCAGATCGACTTGCGGCATCCGGAAGGCGGCGCGGTAAAGCTCGTCGCGAGCCCGATCAAGATGAGCGCGACTCCGCCCGAAGCGCGCACGCATCCGCCGATGCTCGGCGAACATACGGCGAGCGTGCTCGCCGACGTGCTGGGTTACGACGACGAGAAAATCGCGCGACTACGGGCGTCGAAGGCGATTTGA
- a CDS encoding ornithine carbamoyltransferase: MKKIAITTIKLAAAAALVSSLAACSGMSRQQAHAGVGAAAGGALGYLVTGGPLGTVAGAAAGGLIGAGVR; encoded by the coding sequence ATGAAGAAGATCGCTATCACGACCATCAAGCTCGCCGCGGCAGCCGCCCTCGTTTCGAGCCTCGCCGCGTGCTCGGGTATGTCGCGCCAGCAGGCGCACGCCGGCGTCGGCGCCGCTGCCGGCGGCGCGCTCGGCTATCTCGTGACGGGCGGGCCGCTCGGCACCGTCGCGGGCGCGGCGGCGGGCGGGCTGATCGGCGCGGGCGTGCGCTGA